The stretch of DNA CGAATACACCTTCTTCTTTTACCCCAGCCCTGGAATCTGGATACAGAGAGATACGTGTGTATCGGCGTTCGCGATACTCTCCGCTCGACTTGCCCAGACGGTTCGCGCGAGCCTCGTTCGATACTCGGCCGCCGTGCAACACGGTTATGTCGAACCAGGAGGACTGTTTCCATTCATAACGACGATGCGCCTACACGGACTTGTCCGACGGACCTGTCCTAGCCTGCCTGCAGCTTATGGCGTCGCCTGTCGTCGTCGATGCATGCCTCCGTCAAACTCGGCAGCCGTTCGATTCGACGCGACGGGTTTCTCTGATCGGTCGGCGTCTGTCGCCGCGACTCTGTGCCGCGAGCCGGAAAGTCGATCGCGACAGGGTGAGAAGATAGTCGATCGGCCTGGAATCCGATGCACGCGTGTTCGGGAACCGCTTGCAACGATGCGCCGTCAACCGTCGACGGGATAACTGGCGGCTGCATGTGACAGCCGGCAGACTCGCACAGGCCACTTCGCGACTATGTTCAGAGCGCGAACAAGGCATTCGACGCGATTCGCCGTGCGACCTCTCGGCGGCCAACTGCCGCGCGTAGCCCACCGTCACTTTTACGAATAGATCGGAAATTTCCCCGGTCCTCCCTTTCCCCCTACTTGGCGAGTTCCCTAGCTAggtaaaattatataaattgtacAAGTGAATGTGGCCACGATAATGAAGATATAGATCATATGGAGTTGTCCTATTTACACAGGGAAAAGAGGAAAGTTAATGAGAACCTTTGCTGAAAAGGATATAGAGCTAGAAGAGGAAGTTATTAGTACCTTTGCTAAAAAGGATATAGAGCTAGAAGAGGAAGTTATTAGTACCTTTGCTAAAAAGGATATAGAGCTAGAAGAGGAAGTTATcagtatattaaaaaagaaagacgaTTCCGTTTTGAGGGCAATAGCAGTATTTTTAATAGAAATAGACAGATTAAACGTACCTCTAGAGAAGAAAGACGAAAATTGGAGTACAAGTATTATTTCTTAGTTCGGAGCATTTGTTATACCTctatatattttacatatgtTTAGGTAGATCCGCGATTTATTAGTGTTCGATATTGATTGTATAATGGATAAAATAAGGCGAAAGGAATATATTGCATTTACATTTATGATATATAAGTAATTAGATTAACAATAATATGTAAGGACCGTTTTTTGTATTGGGCAGACAGAGCTCAGGCTCTCCAACGCCATCTTTGTATGATATATATAAAGGGaagaataaaccataaaccTTTCCCCCTTCGATGCTCTCCGCTTGACAATTGAACAGCGTGCCTGCTCGAACCGCAGAATCAAACCGAATTATCATTATCTCGGATATTGTCGTTCTGCGAATTTCGCGCTCCAACCTTACGAAATTAGAACGAAACTCAATATTGACCGAGCAAACAGCCGAATCGTATTTCCCCCTTTCAACAATGATTTCATGTCGATAAACCGGAGGTTCACCTGTCTGAATCACCAGTTCCGGTCTTTGATATGTTTTGTCAAACGAAATTGAAATCGGTCCGTCTCCGATTCAACCTGTGTCGATTCTGCGCGATAGGATATCTACTCGtgtataataatatatactcgtcaagtacattctgctatatcctggtatattctgcaatattctggtatattctagtatattctattgtgAATATACTTGGAATATACTTGATCGTCCTGAAAGCGAAGGAACGAtatatagggtatgatagtcgTATTGATCTTCGATTTATTTGGATTGCTGAGATtaaagttttgtaatttatctcttagcactcgaatggcgactgtaaggcgccactaaaaattcctgtatcattattcaaagtatttttcacattattaaatttgtttgtatctaataaattactaaacatttcagtactgtacgagtaaattgcaccattttcgtgtaTGTAtggtatgaaaaaatatatatatagaagggaaatattctaggtcggaagaaatatttcttcatttctttcttatggcttcgagtgcaaagagttataTGTACTTGAGAAACCTCACTGCAAATGTATACACAGCCTACATTTCTTTTGTGATCTTCGCTAAGGGCCTCGGCAAACAAGACGCAGTCCTGCGCTATCTGTATGCGAACGTCGTTATCGCTTTCTGCCAACTATAATAATTTATCCGATATGTGTCCTTATCGCATTACTCGAGTCAACCGAACCAGAGGGGTTTACGTTTACGTAAATTGCGTTTACTGCCACGTAAATCGTACCAGCGAGCATATCACTGTACCAACACCGGAAGGACATCACGCGGTTTCGTATAGGTGGGGTGGGTTATCGATTGTCGGGCTCTATTAACAATCTCGTTCGAAAAACGTATTCAGATCATTTGAACGCATCGAAAATCatgttttaatcaaaattaataCTAATCGAGAAATAAGAGTATGTACATTTCTCAGCGAGAAAACGATTACGCCCTGAACTTCTTGAACAATGGATGCTTGTTCGCAGTGGACGATCCAGGGGCTTTTTTGTACTCGTAGTAGACTGCATCGTCGGCACCCGACATCGATGTCATGTTGCCAGCCTTGCGCATGATCTGTGACAATCATTTCATTGGAATAGcgtaattgaaaatatattagaaagtTGTAACTTACGGGTCTGGGTCCCTCTCCAGGTATTCTTTCTTCGTCCGCGTCCATGTCACTGGCGGAGAGAACCTGTTGCAACAAATGTCCCTGTTCTTCTCGAGTCGAGTACATTAGGTCTGGTTCCTATTTTGGTAAAGAAAACATCATTTCTATCGCTCTTGTAAAATATTCGCAAACCGATCAACAGATGGTACATACTTCATCCATTCCTGCGAGTTTTGTAATCACTTTGTAAGCGTATCCTTGGTTCACCAGAAACCGTTGACGTTTTCTCGAATAGTTCATCTCCATCGTGTCTTGCGACACTAACGTGTAGAAGAATGCATTGTACTCCTCCGCGATTGCCcctaaaaatatattgtaacgATTTATTTCAAACGGAACAAGTTCTACTTTtggacaggggggggggggttgtttTTACCTTTTTTAGCTCTTAAAATTCTACCCAATCGTTGGGCCTCTTGACGTCGCGAACCACCGTGCGAGGATATTTGGATCAAGACATTGGCTTCCGGTAAATCGAACGACGTATCGGCCACCTTGCTCACGAATATCGTGTTCACTTTGGTATTGAATTTGAagttttgcaaaatttgtattcgttcGCTCTGAAACGAATGGGTGACTTCTGTTAGCGTGAAATTTACAATTCGTCGAATATTTATTACTGTTTTATTTACCTGACTAGTGGGACCGTAGATGTATGGTTTGTTCATTTTAATGGCGTAATGCTTTAAAGCGAAAACGTTATCTGAAAATACGATCGTTTTATCGCCACGTCTTTCATGATACCGTATCAAATACTGGCAGCAACGAAATTTGTTAGGATTCATAACGTAGAGCAACTGTAAAGAAGAAACCGTTCAAAACCGATTGCTGTCGCGTTCAAGTGACGCACGATTACTTACCAACTTTTTACTCATTTTACACCCAAGGTATTCTCTGTAAAATTCTGGTGTCATGGGACACCAAACTTCGGCGCACTGCACTCTCGCGATAAAACCTCTTTTTTGCAGTTCTAACCAATTGGCCTCGTACAGTTTCGGACCTATGAGGAAATTCAGATCGGCGATTTTGTCGTCTTCTCGCAACAAAGTCGCGGTTAAACCCAACTTGCAATGAGACTGGACAATGGTCAGAACTCTTCTGAACATTTTTGCAGGGATTGTGTGTACCTCTGAAAATTGCGACAAGTGTTTACTAAAATTCGACGCGACCGCAACCGTACGGCAAGTTTCAATTACCATCCAAAACCATGATTCCCCACTCTTGTTCTTGAAGCCATCGCATGGTTTGTTCGGCTTCCCACGAACGTTTCTGCGTGTGCGTGATCATAGAGTAAGTGGTAACTAAAATCCCACAACCCATAGGCTTATCTTTAGCTTCGCTCGTAAACCGACAGATCATCGAGTCGTCGGCAGTCGACCACATTTTAAATTGTTGTTTCCATTGTTCCACCGACACTCCAGAGTTACATAGTACCAAGGCGCGTTTTCGTACTGTACAGCAAGCTGTTACACCGACTAAACTTTTACCAGCACCTGCGAATTGTTTGCAAGAACTCTTTAACGTGTAATCTTAAAAATTACATTGCTTCACCGAAACGCAAAAAAAAATAGACAAATAGCTGTTGGAGAGTGCTGTTCGCAATCGAGTCGCTTACCGCAAGGTAACACAATTACACCGGACCTGGCGCGTCCATTACCGAACATTTTCCTCAAACTTTTTTCTTGATAAGGCCTGAGCACTGCCGACGGTTTCAGGTCGATACTGAAATCGCATTAAACACATTCGGATAATCTTTACAGATTGCTTTTTGGATTCTCTTTTCGAACGCTACACTCACTTGATGTCTGGATTCACGCTATCATTGCGGAAGTCGTACTCTGCCAACAACGGATGCTCCAATTCTATACATCTCTTCTGTATCACTTCAATTTTTTCCTGCAACAAGCTTCTGTTATAGAGAATAATagtttgtaaaataaattcacaaaacTCCATACCTGATTCACTTCGAAGCTAACAGTTTTTAACTCTTGttcctcttcttcatcttcgtctTCTTTGTCCATTTTATCGTAGAACGTAGTTATGTCTTCTGGAACTGCAGCGGTTTCTGCTGGAGGAACTTGATCGTTGGCAGTCTCAGGCACTTTGGTCGTTCCAACTGGAACTGGAACATTGGTCACTGCTTTTGCTCCGAACTAAAAAGAAAACGACTACTGTACGACATGATAAATCGATTTACTGCAATGTTGATGGACAGTTATTACTTGTGgagtttttgttttgttttgaaCGTTCGTAATtatttcttccttctcgtcttcTATATTCTTTCTCAGTCTACACTCTTGAATCACTGGATCCTTCAATAACTTTTGTAATACCTCGGGGTACGGTGattcaacaaaatatttatTGTGCTTCAACACTAGCTTCACCTTACCGTAGGATAACGTACACAGCTTTATAAATTCTATAATACCATCGGGTATAGTGGTCTTACTGAGTCTCTTcaaatactctataatatcgtgcgTTTGGAGACCTACACTAACAGCAGCATACAACGAGTAAGCGGTTAGCTTGTACTGTAAAATGAAATCAGTTTATTAGAAATCTTTCAAAATGTTATATACGCTTGCTATTTACAACGATCGTTTTACCTCGTGAATATGTTCCGGTCGACACACAGGCTCAGAGATAGCAATTAGGAAATCATGCGCGTGCTTATAGACAGGTGAAAAGGACTCTAAGAAAATGTGTCCATTCGGTGCCTAAACAAATCATTTCCTTTTAACATGTAATGTTACTTCATACTTTCGGTGATAAAACGTTAATATTAATGTCTTACCACCCAAAGCGGTCTTGACGCACAGTCAGGCTTCAAAATCATTTGAGCACGATAATCTTTTGCGCCGAATTCGTCTTCCAATGCTGTTTCGTCTTGCTTTTCAACATCATTTTTGGCTGCATCTGGCACACCGTCTGCTTCGTTATCGTCTATAGAATCGTCGTCGTTATACTCTTCGGGATCTTCTTTACGTTTTTTCCATTTACCACGATCTGTAAAAATAAACAGCTTCGAGTTTCCTGTCATCCGTGCACGCATAACCTAATACTTGCCCAGATATAATATTCGTTTTAAAAGAACAATAAATTACATACCGTTATCTTTTTTAAACCGCTTTGGCGGACCCATTGTTTATTGGTGATAATGTTTTCTCTtatattacgagaaatttttatttccattcATTAAAATCTATATAATGGAATATTCCTTTGTAGATTCTTTTTCAAAGAAACTTTATGAATTTCAATCGATTCTGTTCATTGATCTCATCGAATTTTGTTAACTTTTACACCACGTTGCGATAGCATATTCaactaaaaattgcaaactgcaAAATACAAGTACATACAGAGAGGTACATATGCAACTGCAAAACTGCAAACTGCAACAGAAACTCAGGATGTGGAAGAGCCACCTAGCGGTTGTTACGGACCTGTAGTGATGGGATCGGGATATTGGTTTTTTCGCGCATGCGCGATGACTTTAGCAGCAATAATTAAAAAGTTTGGCTAAGATAGGGTACCTTGGCCACTtcgcataatttcgcaaaatttgttatgatttgattttgcaAAAAGGAATGTATAGAGCAGGTGTGGAATGTATAATAAGAGTCCTGGACTCTTCCACCAATAATAGTACCACACTATATAGATACGTTACTGCTTTTGGTTGCGCATGCGCGAAAGAACCGTCCAATATACAGTAAGCATTGATCACCCGCGTATTTTTAATTGCGTCCAACCTCTTTGAGTTTAATATATAATGTACGATTTGTAtgttttatctatatctttttattaataaatataaacagTACAGTATCACGTAACAGAAAAGTTCTTGCACGGACAACAaaactaataaaaaaatatgtgtgAGTTTTGCAAACAAATATGAATGATTGTTAAAGGTACTGCTCGCTTAGTTTCAATTAGTCGTCCTTAGTTTTCAGCCAACGGATGTCAGGGAGGAACACTTCCAGTTGCAGCGAGAGCTTTCTCACTGACTAGGCCCATAGAAAATAAGCAAACTAATGCAGCACCTTGTTCTGCCCACTTCTTGTTTTTCTCcctaaaaatattcaaacaataagagtattatatatgtatatatatgtatattgctCAAGTAACGTGATACACATTGATTTGCTTACCAGAAGGATGATCCGTACCTTCTTCCGTCCACCGTGATAATGGAACGAAAGAGTTTCCCTTTCTGTAGAGTCTCGTATTGCGGCATCTTTTTTCTTTGAGTTTGCGCCCATTTGTGTAAAATAGTTTTCGGCAATTCGAGGTCCGACGCGTAATTGTTTCTCAAAAACGCGCAATGCATTAAAACTATGTCCTCTTCTTCCGAGAGCTTTCTCTTATTGCACGATTGGTCATCGTTGCGCGCTTCGTCCTCCTTCATGGGTGATACCTGAGACCTGCCCAGCAAACCTTTTGCTTCGAACTCTTTCCTCTTTGTACGACAGTAATCGCTCAATTCCCAAACGTCGCTGAAACAATACAATTTGATGGTCGTATATTCGGTACGGCGACATCGGGATCGTTTCATATCTGATCGGATACGATTCTCACCAGATCTGCTCGAGGGTTTGAGAATTCAGAAATCTCTTACCCAATGGCGTGTTCTGCTGTTCACGAAGGATATTCTGTATACAATATTTAGTATTTGAAGGCGAATTATCGCAATCCACGGCATATTTAATATATGCCTTTATTACGTCTTCCATGGGTAGTAAACCTTCTTTGCAAAATATGGAACAGTTCCATTCGGCTGCGCGTGCAAGCATGATGCTGCTACATCCAGTTACATTTTTAAACCTGCAAACACCTACAATTACTTATAAATAAGAACATAGGAGACGCTCCGCGAAAAATCGATAGCATAAATTACTATGGTATTACTTTAATATATCAAAATATGTCTGTATTTCTCTCGAGCCTCCATTTGCTATAACCGGTATCGTGAGTTTACTGGAAATTGTTTTCAGAACTTCGTTACGGTTCGGATGCTGCGGTCGTTCATTTACAGTCCGACCATGGACTGCTATGGCTGATATACCAGTGGATGCCAAACGCTCACAAAGTTCTATGGTCTTTTGTAGATCTGGTAGTACACGAATCTTACACGTTACCGGAATGTTTAAATTGTCGACCAGCGTTTTCAGAATGTTTGTCGCTGTCTCTGGTTCCTGAAGAAGAGCAGCGCCCATTTTCCCCAGCATGGAAAATAGTTTTGGGCATCCCATATTAAGGTCTATACCAGCAATGTCTTGCTCTACCATTTTGCCTACTTTCAGGGCTCTTGTCGCGTCGCAAGTACCAATTTGCAGTACCACTTTGTCTTTTTCTTTGGCACAAGTACGAAACGTGACCGTGCCATCTGTTTTGTCAATGTAATCGACTGTTCCCAAAACATCTGCAAACAAGTTGTTGGAATATACAATGTGTTTACAAATGTTTGTCACTTAAATTAACTGCAAAACAAAAGTATAGCATCTCATCAGCCACGGAAGCATTGATCAAGTATTATTTGATTACCATTTACACGACGAAATGATCGTAGCAACTTCCAGTCTATTAGTTCTTCTGTATATACTATATCAGCACCATAATCGAGCGCAAGAAGGCGCATAGGAAGCGTGCCGATACGCACCATAGGAGCCAGTATAATTTTATTCTCATAATTTAAGCGTTTCCGTTCCGGCATTGTTACTATATCTTCTTCCATTGTATTGTCAATATATCGTAACGTTTAATATAAACTTTAACAAATAGGTGTCCGACGACATTAGGAGACTGTAACCTTACAGAGCAGAGAAGAAACTGCCAGTTGTGCAGGCTGCATAGTTCTGATGTATGATCCTTTATTGGCGCgctataattataaaaatatttttcgagcaTTACTGTCACAGGCGATTAAATAATAACTATCGTAAGTTTTTTTTTATGACACTGTACTACAAGCATCATTGTGCACATGGCAATCGCTTCTCTGTTGTTTGATCTATGTAGATGGCGGTTTTATTGCGATCATACTGTGTACATTCTGTGGTATGCAAACGAATTGTTAATCTTGTCAGAATTTATATTCTATGTTTTGAACAATACGAATTTTTGATCATTTAATATGTAATTTATTCAGTAAAATAAGCAACTTGTACATTTTATGCAGTTATACGAATATAAATGTTCCATCAAATATTTACCTATATagtgtattttaaatttaataaaaaatttcgtGAGAAGTTACCCATTTGcctatcagagaggaaatgagaagtgctcacgcccgggaatTCGGTGTTCTcatatagtgctgccccctagtctcgTTTTTAGCCTGGATAGAGAGGAAATAAGAGCAtaagcagagaggaaatgagagtgctcacgcccgggattgtagtgtccccggtatagtgctgcccctaatttttagcctggaccagaacatgcatcatcttacctgcatcattaacagcggattccaaataatgccagagtggatactacttctatgttaaaagaggctcttctatgtaggctctgatccagacTAAAAGATGActcaggttctaatacaggctaaaaagatgatgcaggttctggtccaggctaagaAGTTGAtggaggttctgttccaggctaaaaagatgatgcaggttctagtccaggctaaaaagttgatggagGTTCTGTTCcaagctaaaaagatgatgcaggttctgttccaggctaaaaagatgatgcagaaaagtggggacactaaaaccccgagcgtgaccactctcatttcctctctggttcTGCTTTATGATAAAGTTGATGTAGGAAAAGGTGGTGACC from Halictus rubicundus isolate RS-2024b chromosome 8, iyHalRubi1_principal, whole genome shotgun sequence encodes:
- the Hay gene encoding ATP-dependent DNA helicase hay → MGPPKRFKKDNDRGKWKKRKEDPEEYNDDDSIDDNEADGVPDAAKNDVEKQDETALEDEFGAKDYRAQMILKPDCASRPLWVAPNGHIFLESFSPVYKHAHDFLIAISEPVCRPEHIHEYKLTAYSLYAAVSVGLQTHDIIEYLKRLSKTTIPDGIIEFIKLCTLSYGKVKLVLKHNKYFVESPYPEVLQKLLKDPVIQECRLRKNIEDEKEEIITNVQNKTKTPQFGAKAVTNVPVPVGTTKVPETANDQVPPAETAAVPEDITTFYDKMDKEDEDEEEEQELKTVSFEVNQEKIEVIQKRCIELEHPLLAEYDFRNDSVNPDINIDLKPSAVLRPYQEKSLRKMFGNGRARSGVIVLPCGAGKSLVGVTACCTVRKRALVLCNSGVSVEQWKQQFKMWSTADDSMICRFTSEAKDKPMGCGILVTTYSMITHTQKRSWEAEQTMRWLQEQEWGIMVLDEVHTIPAKMFRRVLTIVQSHCKLGLTATLLREDDKIADLNFLIGPKLYEANWLELQKRGFIARVQCAEVWCPMTPEFYREYLGCKMSKKLLLYVMNPNKFRCCQYLIRYHERRGDKTIVFSDNVFALKHYAIKMNKPYIYGPTSQSERIQILQNFKFNTKVNTIFVSKVADTSFDLPEANVLIQISSHGGSRRQEAQRLGRILRAKKGAIAEEYNAFFYTLVSQDTMEMNYSRKRQRFLVNQGYAYKVITKLAGMDEEPDLMYSTREEQGHLLQQVLSASDMDADEERIPGEGPRPIMRKAGNMTSMSGADDAVYYEYKKAPGSSTANKHPLFKKFRA
- the Dus2 gene encoding dihydrouridine synthase 2 — translated: MEEDIVTMPERKRLNYENKIILAPMVRIGTLPMRLLALDYGADIVYTEELIDWKLLRSFRRVNDVLGTVDYIDKTDGTVTFRTCAKEKDKVVLQIGTCDATRALKVGKMVEQDIAGIDLNMGCPKLFSMLGKMGAALLQEPETATNILKTLVDNLNIPVTCKIRVLPDLQKTIELCERLASTGISAIAVHGRTVNERPQHPNRNEVLKTISSKLTIPVIANGGSREIQTYFDILKFKNVTGCSSIMLARAAEWNCSIFCKEGLLPMEDVIKAYIKYAVDCDNSPSNTKYCIQNILREQQNTPLGKRFLNSQTLEQICDVWELSDYCRTKRKEFEAKGLLGRSQVSPMKEDEARNDDQSCNKRKLSEEEDIVLMHCAFLRNNYASDLELPKTILHKWAQTQRKKMPQYETLQKGKLFRSIITVDGRRYGSSFWEKNKKWAEQGAALVCLFSMGLVSEKALAATGSVPP